Proteins from a single region of Pseudomonas sp. 10S4:
- a CDS encoding DUF3617 domain-containing protein: MNVRLLGLAMALGLSLPVAAQAQMLQPGLWELTSSNMKVDNQDLPDLQLILGQLQSQMTPEQRAQLEKQGITMGGKGIRACLTQAQVASDNIPLTDPQSGCKQEITDRNGNQWKFRFSCPKAQGAGVATFLSDREFTTKVNGTFNATGIQQKGSLDTRAVWLGQDCGTVKPRA; encoded by the coding sequence ATGAACGTTCGTCTGCTGGGTTTGGCCATGGCCCTTGGTTTGTCCCTTCCTGTGGCCGCTCAGGCGCAGATGCTGCAGCCGGGTTTGTGGGAATTGACCTCGAGCAACATGAAGGTTGATAACCAGGACCTGCCGGATCTGCAATTGATCCTTGGCCAGCTGCAAAGCCAGATGACCCCGGAACAACGGGCGCAACTGGAGAAGCAGGGCATCACCATGGGCGGCAAAGGGATTCGGGCGTGCCTGACTCAAGCCCAGGTGGCGTCCGACAACATTCCGCTGACGGACCCGCAATCGGGTTGCAAGCAGGAAATTACCGACCGTAACGGCAACCAGTGGAAATTCCGCTTCAGCTGCCCGAAAGCGCAAGGCGCGGGTGTGGCGACGTTCCTCAGTGATCGTGAGTTCACTACCAAGGTTAACGGTACGTTCAACGCCACCGGCATTCAGCAAAAGGGTAGCCTCGATACGCGTGCGGTGTGGTTGGGGCAGGATTGCGGGACTGTGAAGCCCAGAGCCTAA
- a CDS encoding metal ABC transporter permease — translation MIAAAHLWQPFQEFVFMRRALLGGLVLACSTAPLGVFLILRRMSLIGDAVAHGILPGAALGFWFAGLSLPALTIGGLGAGLSMAGLAAWITRRTGLREDASLAAIYPISLASGVLILGIAGKRLDLLHLLFGSALAVDGPTLTGMLWVSGFSLIAMALIYKPLLLDTLDPLFLQTVSRLGPLAHGVFLTLVVLNLVIGFQAIGALMVVGLMMLPAAASRFWSRRLPALMAIAAVLGCLSVWFGLLLSFYYSLPSGPAIVLVAGGLYLLSVVFGPVHGLLRRPPLLTSQ, via the coding sequence ATGATCGCCGCCGCACACCTTTGGCAACCGTTCCAAGAGTTCGTGTTCATGCGCCGGGCATTGCTCGGCGGTCTGGTCCTCGCGTGCAGTACCGCGCCGCTTGGCGTGTTTCTGATCCTGCGCCGCATGAGTCTGATCGGCGATGCGGTCGCTCACGGCATCTTGCCCGGCGCCGCGTTGGGCTTCTGGTTCGCCGGCCTGAGTCTTCCGGCGCTAACGATTGGTGGCCTCGGCGCAGGCCTGAGCATGGCCGGGCTCGCCGCGTGGATCACCCGCCGCACCGGCCTGCGCGAAGACGCCAGCCTCGCCGCGATCTATCCGATCTCCCTGGCCAGCGGCGTGCTGATCCTCGGCATCGCCGGCAAGCGTCTGGACCTTCTGCACCTGTTGTTCGGCTCGGCGCTGGCGGTCGATGGCCCGACATTGACCGGCATGCTCTGGGTCTCCGGCTTCAGCCTGATTGCCATGGCGCTGATCTACAAACCGCTGTTACTCGACACCCTCGACCCACTGTTCCTGCAAACCGTCAGCCGTCTCGGACCACTTGCTCACGGAGTGTTTTTGACCCTGGTGGTGCTGAACCTGGTGATCGGATTCCAGGCCATCGGCGCGCTGATGGTGGTCGGTTTGATGATGTTGCCGGCCGCCGCCTCACGATTCTGGAGTCGCCGTTTACCGGCGCTGATGGCCATCGCCGCCGTGCTCGGCTGCCTCTCGGTGTGGTTCGGTTTACTGCTGTCGTTCTACTACTCGCTGCCCAGCGGCCCGGCCATCGTGCTGGTGGCTGGCGGTTTGTATCTGCTGTCCGTGGTGTTCGGTCCGGTGCACGGCTTGCTGCGCCGCCCGCCTTTGCTCACATCCCAATGA
- a CDS encoding metal ABC transporter substrate-binding protein, with translation MRALLVLFSLMLSMSVSAAEKLQVVTSFSILADMTHQVGGDHIQITNMVGPDADAHTYEPTPDDAKALLQAKLIIKNGLGFEPWLDRLVTSTETKAPVISASHGVIPRSLDEDGETIPDPHAWHNLANTELYIANITKALIAADPANKADYQRNSQAYLKQIYALLAEAKAKLGSLPPGNRKIVTSHDAFGYLGQAYGIDFMAPQGLSTEREPSAAEVAALITQIRQAKVKAVFMENIKDARLLKQIADESGAHIGGTLYSDALAASGPASTFAGLFEYNLNTLYDALSKP, from the coding sequence ATGCGCGCTTTACTCGTGCTGTTCAGTTTGATGCTGTCGATGTCCGTGTCTGCCGCTGAAAAACTGCAGGTGGTCACCAGCTTCAGCATCCTCGCCGACATGACCCATCAGGTTGGCGGCGACCATATCCAGATCACCAACATGGTCGGCCCGGACGCCGATGCCCATACCTACGAGCCGACCCCGGACGATGCCAAAGCGCTGCTCCAGGCCAAACTCATCATCAAGAATGGCCTCGGTTTCGAGCCATGGCTGGATCGTCTGGTGACCAGTACGGAAACAAAAGCCCCGGTGATCAGCGCCAGCCACGGTGTAATTCCACGCTCGCTGGATGAAGACGGCGAAACAATTCCCGACCCACACGCCTGGCACAACCTGGCGAACACCGAGTTGTACATCGCCAACATCACCAAGGCACTGATTGCCGCCGACCCGGCGAACAAAGCTGACTACCAGCGCAACAGTCAGGCCTACCTGAAACAGATCTACGCCCTGCTCGCCGAAGCCAAAGCCAAGCTCGGCTCGCTGCCACCAGGTAACCGCAAGATCGTCACCTCCCATGACGCGTTCGGTTATCTCGGCCAAGCCTACGGTATCGACTTCATGGCCCCTCAAGGTCTGTCCACCGAGCGCGAACCTTCCGCTGCGGAAGTGGCTGCACTGATCACCCAGATTCGCCAGGCCAAGGTCAAAGCGGTGTTCATGGAAAACATCAAGGATGCTCGCTTGCTGAAGCAAATTGCCGATGAAAGCGGTGCGCATATCGGTGGCACGTTGTACTCCGATGCACTCGCGGCAAGCGGCCCGGCCAGCACTTTCGCCGGGCTGTTCGAGTACAACCTCAACACCCTGTACGACGCGTTGAGCAAGCCATGA
- a CDS encoding metal ABC transporter ATP-binding protein, whose product MIRCQSLRWGAPGQPLTPAVDFELPKGSLTAVIGANGSGKSSLLKVIAGLQKPLAGKIVLDVPRKGGLSFLPQQQHLDRQFPISLQELVAAGFWGSKQPPEIRNQRLKAVLDNWCLTGLEHRPLMALSGGELQRALLARLSLAEAPLLLLDEPHAALDELGQELLWKNIHAWHAEGRTLVVVCHDLAAVRQHIPQTLLIKSSGCTLGLSTELIRQQPQTQVA is encoded by the coding sequence ATGATCCGCTGCCAATCCCTACGCTGGGGCGCGCCCGGCCAACCGCTCACACCCGCCGTGGATTTCGAGCTACCCAAAGGAAGCCTGACCGCCGTAATCGGCGCCAACGGCTCCGGCAAAAGTAGCCTGCTGAAAGTCATCGCCGGCCTGCAAAAACCACTGGCCGGCAAAATCGTCCTGGACGTTCCACGCAAGGGCGGTCTCTCGTTTCTGCCTCAGCAACAACACCTGGACCGCCAATTCCCCATCAGTCTGCAAGAGTTAGTAGCCGCTGGGTTCTGGGGCAGCAAGCAACCTCCAGAGATCCGTAACCAGCGACTCAAAGCCGTCCTTGATAACTGGTGCCTGACCGGTCTGGAGCACCGCCCGCTGATGGCGCTTTCCGGCGGTGAACTGCAACGCGCCCTGCTCGCTCGATTGAGTCTCGCCGAAGCGCCTTTGCTGTTACTTGATGAACCCCACGCCGCCCTCGATGAACTCGGTCAGGAATTGCTCTGGAAAAATATCCACGCCTGGCATGCCGAAGGTCGAACCCTGGTCGTCGTGTGCCATGACCTCGCCGCCGTTCGCCAACACATCCCACAAACCCTGCTGATTAAAAGCAGCGGCTGCACGCTAGGACTCAGCACCGAACTAATCCGCCAACAACCCCAAACGCAGGTGGCCTGA
- a CDS encoding N-acetylmuramoyl-L-alanine amidase, which yields MHRRHLLNLILASAAFALPFGVSATQIRNARLWRSDDKLRLVFDLSGPVQYKTFSLSAPERLIIDLSGANLSGDFSQLALNNTVIRSIRSGHYGQGDTRIVLDLSGPVQLNSFLLPPQDGQGHRLVLDLKTAGPLQIAAAPIREPIIDKAHPKRDIIVVVDPGHGGKDPGAVGAKGEREKDVVLSIAQLLAKRLKREKGYDVKLVRNDDFFVPLRKRVEIARKHNADMFISVHADAAPRLTASGASVYCLSEGGATSATARFMAERENGADLLGATSLLNLKDKDPMLAGVILDMSMNATIAASLQLGSTVLGSLAGITTLHQKRVEQAGFAVLKSPDVPSILVETGFISNARDSQRLVTARHQQAVADGLFEGLQRYFQKNPPLNSYVAWQQEQKKPRSSRRQSGYR from the coding sequence ATGCACAGACGTCACTTGCTCAACTTGATTCTGGCCAGCGCGGCCTTCGCTTTACCCTTTGGTGTTTCGGCCACGCAGATTCGCAACGCACGGCTCTGGCGTTCGGATGACAAGCTGCGATTGGTGTTCGATCTGAGCGGACCGGTGCAGTACAAAACTTTTTCCTTGAGCGCACCCGAGCGGCTGATCATCGATCTGAGTGGCGCGAATCTCAGCGGTGATTTCAGTCAGTTGGCGCTGAACAACACGGTGATCCGCTCCATTCGTTCCGGTCATTACGGTCAGGGTGATACGCGGATCGTCCTCGACCTCAGCGGGCCGGTGCAGCTCAACAGCTTTCTGCTGCCGCCACAGGATGGGCAGGGCCATCGACTGGTGCTCGATCTCAAGACCGCCGGGCCACTACAAATCGCGGCGGCGCCAATCCGTGAACCGATCATCGATAAGGCTCACCCCAAGCGCGACATCATCGTAGTGGTCGACCCCGGTCACGGTGGCAAAGACCCAGGCGCGGTCGGCGCCAAAGGTGAGCGAGAAAAAGACGTGGTGCTGTCGATTGCGCAGTTGCTGGCCAAGCGACTGAAGCGCGAGAAGGGCTATGACGTGAAACTGGTGCGCAATGACGACTTCTTCGTTCCGCTGCGCAAACGCGTGGAGATCGCCCGCAAACACAACGCCGACATGTTCATCTCGGTGCATGCCGATGCCGCACCACGGCTCACAGCGTCCGGCGCGTCGGTGTATTGCCTGTCTGAAGGTGGCGCGACCTCGGCCACGGCAAGGTTTATGGCGGAGCGGGAGAACGGCGCGGATCTTTTAGGCGCCACGAGCCTGCTCAATCTCAAGGACAAGGACCCGATGCTCGCCGGGGTGATTCTCGACATGTCGATGAACGCGACCATTGCCGCCAGTTTGCAGCTGGGCAGCACCGTGCTTGGCAGCCTGGCGGGCATCACCACGCTGCATCAGAAGCGCGTGGAACAGGCTGGATTTGCCGTGCTGAAGTCGCCGGACGTGCCGTCGATCCTAGTGGAAACCGGCTTCATCTCGAACGCCCGCGACAGTCAGCGGCTGGTCACCGCGCGGCATCAGCAAGCCGTGGCTGACGGTTTGTTCGAAGGTCTACAGCGCTATTTTCAGAAGAACCCGCCGCTCAACAGCTACGTTGCCTGGCAGCAGGAGCAGAAAAAGCCCAGGTCTAGCAGACGGCAATCCGGCTACAGGTGA
- a CDS encoding carbonate dehydratase produces MIRKNPSGDLPVIAESAYVDKTAIICGKVVIGENVFVGPYAVIRADEVDASGEMEPITIGANSNIQDGVVIHSKSGAAVTIGEFSSIAHRSIVHGPCTVGNRVFIGFNSVLFNCVVGNGCVVRHNSVVDGRDLPDAFYVPSTTRIGPGTDLSQFPPVSVSASEFSEDVARTNVDLVRGYKALQNEF; encoded by the coding sequence ATGATCCGAAAGAATCCCTCAGGTGATCTTCCGGTGATTGCGGAGTCCGCGTACGTGGATAAAACCGCGATCATCTGCGGCAAAGTGGTGATCGGCGAGAACGTCTTCGTCGGTCCCTACGCGGTGATTCGTGCCGACGAAGTCGATGCCTCGGGCGAGATGGAGCCGATCACCATCGGCGCCAACTCGAACATTCAGGACGGCGTGGTCATCCACTCCAAATCCGGCGCGGCGGTGACCATCGGCGAGTTCAGTTCCATCGCCCACCGCTCCATCGTTCATGGCCCATGCACCGTCGGCAACCGGGTGTTCATCGGTTTCAACAGCGTGCTGTTCAACTGCGTCGTCGGGAATGGCTGCGTGGTGCGGCACAACTCGGTAGTCGACGGCCGGGACTTGCCCGATGCCTTCTACGTGCCGTCCACTACGCGTATCGGCCCCGGCACCGACCTGTCGCAGTTTCCGCCGGTGAGCGTCAGTGCCTCGGAGTTTTCCGAAGATGTGGCGCGCACCAACGTCGATCTGGTGCGCGGCTACAAAGCACTGCAGAACGAGTTCTGA
- the folE2 gene encoding GTP cyclohydrolase FolE2: MNALTLPDIAAQAERQALPLEWVGMCGIALPVLFDGQRLSAKADAGVSLDDGDARGIHMSRLYLALEMLEQESLTPALLRRVLQRFLDSHEGLSSTAYLKVHTDLLLKRPALVSPLAGWKTYPASIEARLKNDMFHVELKIDVPYSSTCPCSAALSRQLIQQQFLDDFANTPLLHADVLAWLGSTKGIVATPHSQRSTAHLQLRLDDYLDDLPLIALINDAEAALGTAVQTAVKRADEQAFALANGQNLMFCEDAARRLNLALKRSPGINGFHVRVVHAESLHAHDAVAESRWNWEAAA, from the coding sequence ATGAATGCGCTGACTCTGCCGGATATCGCCGCGCAGGCCGAACGCCAAGCCCTTCCACTGGAGTGGGTGGGCATGTGCGGCATTGCTCTTCCTGTTTTATTTGATGGCCAACGGCTGAGCGCAAAGGCTGATGCCGGCGTGAGTCTCGACGATGGTGACGCGCGTGGCATTCACATGTCTCGTCTATATCTGGCGTTGGAAATGCTTGAGCAGGAGAGCCTGACGCCGGCATTACTGCGCAGAGTTTTGCAGCGTTTTCTCGACAGCCATGAAGGATTGTCCTCCACTGCTTACCTGAAAGTTCACACCGATTTATTGCTCAAAAGACCCGCGCTTGTCAGTCCTTTAGCCGGTTGGAAAACCTATCCGGCAAGCATCGAAGCTCGATTGAAAAACGATATGTTCCACGTGGAACTAAAAATAGACGTGCCTTATTCCTCGACTTGCCCGTGTTCCGCAGCGTTGTCGCGCCAACTCATCCAACAACAATTCCTCGATGATTTCGCCAATACACCACTGCTGCATGCCGATGTTCTGGCCTGGCTCGGTTCCACAAAGGGCATCGTCGCAACGCCTCACAGTCAACGCAGCACTGCTCATTTGCAGCTGCGCCTGGATGACTATCTCGACGACTTGCCATTAATCGCCCTCATCAACGACGCGGAAGCCGCCCTCGGCACAGCCGTGCAAACCGCAGTGAAACGCGCTGACGAACAAGCCTTCGCCTTGGCCAACGGTCAAAACCTGATGTTCTGCGAAGACGCCGCGCGACGCTTGAACCTGGCCCTGAAACGCTCACCTGGTATCAATGGATTCCACGTCCGAGTCGTCCATGCCGAAAGCCTTCACGCTCACGACGCCGTGGCTGAAAGTCGCTGGAACTGGGAGGCAGCCGCATGA
- a CDS encoding dihydroorotase, producing MSSVLIRNARLVNEGRAFDGDLLVSNGRIVKIASSIEGETASVEIDALGQWLLPGMIDDQVHFRDPGAPDKGSFYTESRAAVAGGITSFMDMPNTNPATLTFEALADKKRRAAINSVANYGFHFGVSNDNLDTVAALNPCEVAGVKVFMGASTGNMLVDDPRILERLFAEVPTILLAHCEHTPSIDANAATLRALYGERISAEAHPLIRNAEACFRSSSLAVDLAKRHGTRLHVLHLTTERELALFEDKPLAQKHITAEVCLHHLLFDDRDYPRLGNLIKCNPAIKSRTDRDALRQALLSNRLDVIGSDHAPHTWAEKHRPYSQAPSGLPLVQHALPALLELVADEVLPIATLVAKTSHRVADLFAIPDRGYLREGYWADLVLIKPEPDGVAVSLQPILSQCGWTPFAQHHFRHSVSTTLVSGQIAWHANRLHDSCQGLPLRFMR from the coding sequence ATGAGCAGCGTGCTGATTCGCAATGCCCGGTTGGTGAACGAAGGTCGCGCGTTTGACGGCGACCTGCTAGTGAGCAATGGCCGAATCGTCAAGATCGCCAGCAGCATCGAAGGCGAAACGGCAAGCGTGGAAATCGACGCGCTCGGTCAGTGGTTGCTGCCGGGGATGATTGATGACCAGGTGCATTTCCGAGATCCTGGAGCGCCGGACAAGGGCAGCTTTTACACAGAATCCCGAGCCGCCGTGGCTGGTGGCATCACCAGCTTCATGGACATGCCGAACACCAATCCGGCCACCCTTACCTTCGAAGCACTCGCCGATAAAAAGCGTCGAGCGGCGATCAATTCGGTGGCCAACTACGGCTTTCACTTCGGTGTGAGCAACGACAACCTCGACACCGTTGCCGCGCTCAATCCTTGCGAAGTCGCCGGGGTGAAAGTGTTCATGGGCGCGTCCACCGGCAACATGCTGGTGGACGATCCGCGGATTCTCGAGCGGCTGTTCGCCGAGGTGCCGACGATTCTGCTGGCCCATTGCGAACACACACCGAGCATCGATGCGAATGCCGCGACCCTGCGAGCGCTGTACGGCGAACGCATTTCTGCCGAGGCCCATCCACTGATCCGCAATGCCGAGGCCTGCTTTCGTTCCTCCTCATTGGCCGTGGACCTGGCCAAGCGTCATGGCACTCGTCTGCACGTTTTGCACCTGACCACGGAGCGCGAGCTAGCTTTGTTCGAAGACAAACCACTGGCGCAGAAACACATCACCGCCGAAGTCTGTCTGCATCATTTGCTGTTCGACGATCGCGACTACCCGCGTCTGGGCAACCTGATCAAGTGCAACCCGGCGATCAAATCCCGGACCGACCGCGACGCATTGCGCCAAGCCCTGCTGAGCAACCGACTGGATGTCATCGGCAGCGATCATGCGCCCCATACGTGGGCCGAAAAGCACCGGCCTTACAGTCAGGCGCCGTCCGGTCTGCCGCTGGTGCAACACGCCCTGCCCGCGCTGCTGGAATTGGTCGCTGATGAAGTGCTGCCAATCGCCACCCTCGTGGCCAAAACCAGTCACCGGGTTGCCGATCTGTTCGCCATCCCCGACCGCGGTTATCTGCGCGAAGGCTATTGGGCTGATCTTGTTCTGATCAAACCCGAGCCCGACGGCGTCGCCGTTTCCCTACAACCGATCCTCTCTCAATGCGGCTGGACGCCCTTCGCCCAACACCATTTTCGCCACAGCGTCAGTACCACCCTGGTATCGGGGCAAATTGCCTGGCACGCCAATCGTCTACATGACAGCTGTCAGGGACTGCCCCTGCGCTTCATGCGCTAA
- a CDS encoding glutamine synthetase, producing MGNALKCALLSLSLLITVDAWGQIPTLAKCTRSANLLACVDHDGNAYSVNTVGSTIYLRGFEVAGKRYWAQTSSRYGQLTFFTGLASDGEAWVGYTRRVGWTTINRFSSSGGSSGKFTCSRIAVC from the coding sequence ATGGGAAACGCCCTGAAGTGCGCGCTGCTGAGTCTTTCGCTATTGATCACCGTCGATGCCTGGGGACAAATCCCGACCCTTGCCAAGTGCACCCGCAGCGCCAATCTGCTCGCGTGTGTCGACCATGACGGCAACGCCTACAGCGTCAACACCGTCGGTAGCACGATTTATCTGCGCGGCTTTGAGGTGGCCGGCAAACGTTATTGGGCGCAGACCAGCAGTCGCTACGGGCAACTGACGTTTTTCACCGGCCTCGCCTCCGATGGCGAAGCCTGGGTCGGCTACACCCGCCGTGTTGGCTGGACCACCATCAATCGGTTTTCCAGCTCCGGGGGCAGCAGCGGCAAATTCACCTGTAGCCGGATTGCCGTCTGCTAG
- a CDS encoding His/Gly/Thr/Pro-type tRNA ligase C-terminal domain-containing protein, with translation MIHITLPDGSLREYDQPLSVFEVAASIGLALAQAAVAGRVDGVLVDCGFMIQGDARVSIVTPREPDGLEIVRRSCALMLAMAVKQLHPNVLLLKGSALGDGFFYEFAMERMLSLDDLPQIEMRMRMLAATNHSIRCRDLSSTERLSVYRLGDAEYLTNGPHVPATKVLQAFALDHVGGNSLQRIYGTCWSSQQELDHWRAPPQVMVVNIDERQIAYTQSVTEELRRSGVRALADLRNEKIAYKIRAHSERSVPYLLVVGEKEMDGGFVSVRSCSGEDFGRMRIDEVCGFLHPKDCGV, from the coding sequence ATGATCCACATCACCCTGCCCGACGGCTCATTGCGTGAATACGATCAGCCACTGTCCGTGTTCGAAGTGGCGGCGAGTATCGGGCTCGCGCTGGCCCAAGCGGCAGTCGCCGGTCGGGTCGACGGTGTGTTGGTGGACTGTGGATTCATGATTCAGGGTGATGCGCGGGTCAGTATTGTCACGCCTCGGGAACCTGATGGACTGGAGATCGTTCGCCGTTCCTGTGCGCTGATGCTGGCCATGGCAGTCAAACAGTTGCATCCGAATGTGCTGTTGCTGAAGGGCTCGGCGCTGGGTGACGGGTTCTTTTATGAGTTTGCGATGGAGCGGATGTTATCGCTCGATGATCTGCCACAGATCGAAATGCGCATGCGCATGCTCGCGGCGACCAACCATTCCATCCGATGCCGGGACCTGTCATCCACCGAACGCTTGTCGGTGTATCGGCTGGGAGACGCCGAGTACTTGACCAACGGTCCACATGTTCCCGCCACAAAGGTGCTGCAAGCCTTCGCTCTGGATCATGTCGGCGGCAATTCGCTGCAACGGATTTATGGCACTTGCTGGTCCAGCCAGCAGGAGTTGGACCATTGGCGAGCACCGCCCCAAGTGATGGTGGTGAACATCGACGAGCGCCAGATCGCGTACACCCAATCGGTGACCGAGGAACTGCGGCGCAGCGGCGTGCGTGCCCTTGCGGATCTGCGTAACGAGAAAATCGCCTACAAGATTCGCGCGCACAGCGAACGGAGCGTGCCGTACCTGTTGGTGGTCGGAGAGAAAGAAATGGATGGCGGGTTTGTCAGCGTGCGCAGTTGCAGCGGGGAGGATTTCGGGCGGATGAGGATTGATGAGGTGTGTGGGTTTTTGCATCCCAAGGATTGTGGGGTTTGA